gattaaatgtcaggaattgtgaaaaaccaagtttttaaatgtatttggctaaggtgtatgtaaacttccgacttcaactatagtaTAGGAGAAACATTGACTACAATCTGATACATTTCTTAAACGTTAAAGCACGTTCTGATATTCAAATATTAAAACACTGTCATATTTGAGATATTTACGATAAATACTTCACATTCGATGGGTTTTGCCATGGGTCTTGTAATCAATTTGAATGGTGCTGTTCCTCACGCAGAGGATTGCAGTTGATGAGGGCTGGATTAGTACTGCTGCGTTCTCTCTCAGCTGTGTCGGATCCTCTTCTCACTGTtgcctccctctcgttctctcattCTCAGGCAGGGCCAGCACATGTACTCTATCCCCCCAGGGGGGTTCCGTCACCCCTATCCCGCCCTCGCAATGAATGCATCCATGTCCAGGTGAGTGGATCTCTCTGCTTTTTGTCACCCAGtctcacccctaaccctacctaaaAATTGTGCTTGGTGGTTACCTAGTGGTTACATTACACTCTGTAGTCATGTTTCTGATCTTGTCATTGCTCATTAGTTTATAACAGTATTAGGACAGGGGTATCCAACCATGGATAGCCAGTGGGGTAGGGACTACAAAGGAATGTGGGGGCTAAGTCTTCTAAAGATGAGATCAGCCTTCCTTCCAAAGAGAAAGCGAACAGACTATTGGCATTCAAAACCTTACCCGGTAGACAGCACTGTATTTTCTCGCTCAGGCCAATGTTCTGAGTTgctctgttacacacacacacaaagatgaaAGGGCTAAGAATCGATTAGGACAAATCAAAGCTAATCTGAACCGACAACTCCCATCTGATTTAACTCTCTGCCCTCTGTCAAAATGTGAAAGATTTGTAGCGAGCCTTCCGGTGCTAGTATGGGATGAAATATTCATCAGGGTCTCAATGGGATCAATAGTACTCTCAGTTCCTGCCACATTGTTACAAAGTTTGTCTTACCATCCGCCCCCCTTGAACAAGACTTGATACGTGTGTCAGGTAATACTTGACAGTTTCGTCACAAGTATATTACTTTATGTACGGTatctcatacagtatgtagcaaaATGTCTGCTTGACTTTTTATGTTTTAGATTTTCTTTTCCTCATTGTTTTTTTGGGCTGCTGGGATGGTAATGGTTGAAAGAGGCCCGCCCCTCTTACGTATGAGATTATAGTTTTAAGTCCAAAAATATTGGAGAGATTATTTTCATAAAATTTACCCTATCCTTATCCTCAATTTGACTTGTTACTGTTGTAGGGATACtttaggattttggcaatgaagccctttatctacttccctggAGAccgatgaacttgtggataccatttgtcTGGGTGCAGTCTGATGGAAGTTGCTAACTAACGTttgcgcaattgctaactagcattatcgcaatgactggaagtctatgggaaccGCTCGGAAAACTACCTCGAGCGTCCTTCATACTGGActcagagacataaaaatggtatccacaagttcacctgactctggggaagtaaagCAAGGAAAGCGTCTGTGCACACTCACAAACTTACGGTACAAGGCTATAGTAAATCATGGACCATATCTGTCTTAAATGTTATGAGATTTTTATGAAGCATTAAAGGATTTTCCATTCAATCATGTATTTAACAGGAATGCGTGGCAGAGGAGCACGGACCTTAATTTCCCCCTTTGTCCATGTACAATGTACCATTGTGTTGTGTTAGCACCACTCTCATTTTCCGACAGTTATCTGAATGTTCTGTTCTGGTAGCTGTGGAAGTCCCTCCATGGTTTGGAACACAGGGAGGAAAGTGGTTTCAGGTGTCAGGGCCCCTTGGTCACCATGGTTACCACACACTCCACTTTTCTCCAGGCATGGTCGGATAAAGGGGTTTTTGAGCCTTtatttgaagaagaaaaaaaatatgtagCTAACTTTGGACATTACTTTAGTCTagactccagacagacagtcaaaGCAGTCGAAGTTGACTTGACAGGGCAGACAAAAAGTGCCTGTGAAAAGTTTAACAGGTGTTTGTCTTTGTTGTTTTCCAGCTTGGTGTCTAGCCGTTTCTCCCCCCACATGATGCCCCACCACCCTCACGGCATGCACCAGACTGGCATCCCTCATCCTGCTATCGTATCACCAGCCATCAAGCAGGAGCCCAACAGTCATGACCACATGAGCCCCTCTATGCATTCGTAAGGACCATTAACTAACAGATTCTTCACATTTACTTATTGCCAAACATATAAACTCTTTATACTCTGATCTTATTCAAATGGATGATTGACTGAGTATCCAGTCTCTATTCATAGTTCCATTTAAAGGGCCAGGATTCAAGAATATCCTGACCTTTTTAATGGGTCAGCCAGGTCTTCTGGAAGGGAATCAGACCTCACACAAAAGGACTATTTTAAGTGACATTtgaatgtgtgttttgttgtctCAGCAGGAAGTCTCCTGGCCCAGCGAAGAAGGAGGAGGACAAGAAGCCCCACATCAAGAAGCCTCTGAATGCCTTCATGCTGTACATGAAGGAGATGAGGGCCAAGGTGGTGGCTGAGTGCACTCTGAAGGAGAGCGCTGCCATCAACCAGATACTGGGTCGAAGGGTGAGCATAGCACACTGCCTgaccacacaaaacacacacacaacagtttgGGAATGTGTTTGTGGATGTAAATTCTGTACATGCTTCGACTAGTTCTCTGACTTTTGTCATGTTTGTGTTCAGTGGCACTCACTTTCGAGAGAAGAGCAAGCGAAATACTATGAGCTGGCAAGGAAAGAGAGGCAACTCCACTCCCAACTCTACCCAGGCTGGTCAGCACGAGATAACTATGTGAGTAGGACATCTTTCCATGGATCTTTTAACAATGAGGGAAATGTGGGTTGCTTAAGCGCCCCCTCATTTCCACTTGGTTTAAAAATGATTCAATACTGTATTTGTAATAATAGCTGTACTGTTGTTCTCATACACTGAAGTTGTATGAGGTAGTGCTGAAGCATGTTGCTGTCACTTGGATAGAGACCAGTTTTTTTTCTAAACACATTGTTTTGTTTATCTGCTCAGGGAAAGcggaaaaagaggaagagagataatAAGCCAGACTCAACACCAGAGGGTAAGGGgcccttttctctctgtccttctcttggACCGTACTTCTCGATTTAGGGCAGAAAGAACTCCATCTATAGGCCTGTGTGAAATAGTACCTCAAGCTTCACTTTGCTGGTCATGTGACTTGGCAGTGGTCCAATATAACATGCAATATGCAAAATAACACCTTTTTATGTTTTTGACTTCAGTTTTTTCCTTCTTTACTAactcctctattccctctataCTTTGACAAGCAGCATATGAGGTTCAGTGCTAATAGTGACGTTGTGGCAGGTATGTCTGCTGTTATGAACCAGTGTGGCTGAACTGCAGGCCACTGCTCTCCACTCCACCCGCAGTGGTTTGGTCTGTTGCAGCACAACACTCAAACCTCATTTACATGCAGGCATTTAACGTGTCATCGACTTTGTTTATATGATCACAGATGTTTTTCCGCCCGATTTGTTTTATTTATAAAAGCATATGCCATTTTGATGTTAATTTCACTTCTGCAACTTcacctttttttaaataaatgaattCAAAGTTGATCTATTTGTCCCAGACCTTTTGGTTTTCCATGTTCTGTACATTGTCTGtgaatgttttgtattttttggcCGGCTATCATGTGTACAAGAAAATGGGCACTGTTGAAAGACAAGATTGTCGGCTATTTTAACAGCAATATTGACGAAGCCCCTTCCTTTTGTTTACCCAGACTTCTCAATCAGGAACAAGAATCAGTGTGTGCAGTACCTACCCTCAGAGAAGATGTGTGACAGCCCTGCCTCGTCTCACGGCAGCATGCTGGATTCTCCAGCCACACCCTCTGCAGCTCTGGCCTCCCCGGCTGCGCCCGCCGCCACCCACTCAGAGCAGGCCCAGCCACTGTCCCTCACCACCAAACCAGAGGGACGCCTGCACCATCATTTCCTAACTGGCAAGCCCTCTGGATCTGCTTCTTCTTcgtcatcttcatcctcttcctcttcctcctcgtcccACCCAAGCATCTCTATCCCTATTGGTACTTCAGGCAGCCACTCCGCACCAATTTTCTCTCGGCCAATCCCATTCAGCTCCCTACACCACTCAATGCTCTCCCCGCCCTCTCCTTTCCATCAAGCAGCCCTGCATTCCCATCATGCCCTGTTCCAGTCACAGCCCCTCTCCTTGGTAACCAAATCGTCTGACTAAATCTACAAAAGCAATTCCTTTCTCTTTTATTGTGCTGTATATTGCTTTTACTTTTCAAAAAATAGATATTAgaacaacttttttttaaatgatgaaaAGGAAGAAATATTATTGGTCAATATTTGATCCTGTCCTTTTCTACTCTCAATGAAacaaagtgtatttttttgtaaagtttACTACAGAACTGGTTTCTCTTTTTGATGCATTTATCCAATGAACCAGTTGTATAAAATAACCCATGTATAAAATGTTTCTTTAAGAAAAAAACACCCTCTTCTTTTAACCAAAACCTGATTTAATGTTAGTATTGAGTTTAATTCATAGTTTTTGCCAATTATTTCATTAATTTCAACGATCCCTTTTAAATTCCCAAGTGTGTGACCTTCCTTTTGACATGTTAAATAAACCTTTGAGATTGTTTCTTAGAAATGCCTGCTTCTCTTTTCTTCCATGCACTCTGCAAGATGAGTGTTATTTTCATCACTCTCTGATCATGCACATTCCTTTGAATATGAATCAATAACATAATTGTTACATTTATATGAATTTTGAAACAATGTACACATTTCCTACAGATTCAAACCGGTAGATGTAAATACAGGTGCAGATACTAAGTTGGAAGAAGCCTATTTGCTGGGAGTTTTAAAACTTATCAACAGCTGATGGAGGCACTATGAAGTTCTTCAAGATAAATATTGGAAGTGGTCATTCATCGGTTAGTAACAGATATGTTGTATTTTGGGCACTTTAGTTGTGGATAATAAATGTATCATGACGATAGTGGGGGAAGAATCACTAGTTCATCTTTAATAGGGTGAATTTAGGCTAACCATGCTGGAAAATGAGAACCTGTGCCAAGGTAACAACATTTTAAGccaaatataaatacaaataaaaaataaaagacatCCTGGAATGTAGAGTTCCATAACAACGACAAACAAGCAGGTCAGCCTCCTCCCCAGCACACCAAAGCCCTTTCCCTCGCACAGTTTTACTGCATCTTTATTCACCGTTTGGCACAGTGCTGAGGCTTAATTAACTCCGAGGTAATGGGATGTAGCTCCTGGGACCTAATTAGGATATTCAGTTAGTCAAAAATACACAAGGTAGGTTACAGTTTTTGGTGGCTTTGGAGATGAGGACCAGTGCCAGGGATGGTCCAATTAGCCTCTAGCTGTGGTACTAGCCTGGAAGAGCACATTGAAGTTCCTTTGCCCTGTGACTCTATGTTTTAGACCTTACCTTGTCCTTAACCACACTTCCcacaaagaagagagagaggagagctacaGTTAGATTGCCATTGAGATAATTGGTAGTTTGGGTATTCTAAAAATCAAATGGAAGAAGTAAGCAATTAGTCATTGTATTCCTGCAACATCCATATGGTAGGAGACTGACCAGCCTTCCTGTCCCAAATCCACTCCTCTTTGGTTTCCCCAGGGTATCCCCTCCTGTGGCACACTAACGATGGTTGACAACATGCACACTCATTTCCTGCTCAGCATCCTTATCAGCTCTGATTGAGGCTATGAACATACAGATTAGACTAGTTCTGATGGAGCAGAGTAAAATAATATGGCTCTGTACACAATGAGTTTTATTCTAATTTTATATGTATGCAACCAATACCAATAGCTGTCATTCATTTGTGTTATCCATAATCGATAACTTGAACCCTTTCCTAAACACAGCTGTAGGACAATGCCCTCAGACAAgggtgtctcgctctctcttagaCTGGGTTCTTTATGGCCTGAACTGCGAACGACAGACTGACGGACATGTGCACACAGAGGATTTGTTTCAATTTTTGCCCTGCGGTGAGATACTGAGATGTCAGTCTCCCAGCAATGTTTTAACTAATTATTAGTCTCTGCTTGTTTATGTCACCACAGGCAGAGGCTGTGGTCTCTGGTGCCATGCCTGCCTACCCTCAGCTACTTCTCCAATCCATCACTGAAATGACAGGTAATGAGTTGTCAAAAACAGCCGATGAAACGGTCTCCTCAAGGCTATACATCTATTGTAATGTTGCATTCTCTATAGTCAGTAACACATAAAACAGAGACTCCAGGTGAATGACTTAAAATATGCTGGCTATTCCAGGCTGGCTTCAAGCCATGTAATACTGCTTTAAAACATGGCTGCATCAAGCAATGTCAATGAATTTCAGTCAATATCCATCACTGCATCATTGTTTAAAAATTATCATAGGAATACAGGTGCAGAATTTGTGATGAGGCAATAGTATTAGATGTACCTTgtttcatacactatatatacaaaggtatgtggacacccctttaaatttgtggattcggctatttcagccacacccattgctgacaggtgtataaaatcgagcacacagccatgcaatctccatggacaaacattgacagtagaatggccttactgaagagctcagtgactttcaacgtggaaccgtcataggatgccacctttccaacaagtcagttcgtcatatttctgccctgctaaaacTGCTCAGGTCAACTGAAAGtgcagttattgtgaagtggaaatgtcaaggtgcaacaacggctcagccgcgaagtggtaggccacacaagctcacagaaagggaccaatgagtagcgcgtaaaaatcgtctgtcccggttgcagcactcactactgagttccatactgcctctggaagcagcgTCAACACAAcagttcgtctggagcttcatgaaatgggttccttgaccgagcagccacacattagcctaagatcaccatgagcaatgcccAGCGTctgctagagtggtgtaaagctcaccaactctggagtgatgaatcacgcttcactattTGGCATTCCAACAGGCAAAtctgctacctgcccaaatgcctagtgccaacggtaaagtttggtggatgaggaataatggtctgtggctgttttccatggttcgggctaggccccttagtttcagtgaagagaaatcttaatgctacatactacaatgacattctagaggaTTCTGGGCTTCCATTTTTGtgggaacagtttggggaaggcctttttctgtttcagtatgacattgcccccatgcacaaagcaaggtccatacagaaatggtttgttgagattggtgtggaagaacttgactggtctgcacagagccctgacctcaaccccatccaaaacctttgggatgaattggaacactgactgtgagccaggcctaattgcccaacatcagtacccaacctcactaatgctcttgtggctgaatccccgcagcaatattccaacatttagcggaaagccttcccagaagagtggaggctgttatagcagcaaaggggggaccaactccatattaatgcccatgattttggaatgagataatAATAAGTTTATAATAATAAGTTTTGTATTTGGTTGCCTCTACTAGATATCTGCATGTGCACAAGGTCAGATTTAATACATGTTAATTTTGCTCATTAAATTCTTGCAGTCTCTTGTCAAGGTTCTTTTTTGGGCCCTCCTTTGATCTCAAATTCATTCCAGGTTAACCCTTTGATATTTCAAATGCATGACATGGAGACATTGCATAGACAAGTCTCCACTGTAGAGACCCAAATAAGTACCCCATTAGACAGATGAGTTAATATGACTCCTCTCAGGTTAGAATATCAGTGGTTAATTCTTGAATTCAATAAATAATACTATTGGATTATAGAGAAGGATCCATTCAGATTGGCATTCAGGAGACACTCTCACATCCTGTTATTATATGCAGGTAGCATGGACATAAAATCCTAGTAGTGGCTTATAGGCTACAATATTCAGGTCTGGCTAGCACattgcacctttatttaactaggcaagtccgttaagaacaaattattatttacaatgacggcctaccccggccaaacctgaacgacgctggaccaattgtgcgttCTACagtactcccaatcacggac
The genomic region above belongs to Oncorhynchus mykiss isolate Arlee chromosome 6, USDA_OmykA_1.1, whole genome shotgun sequence and contains:
- the LOC110526333 gene encoding transcription factor 7-like 1-B isoform X2, which produces MPQLNGGGGDDLGANDEMISFKDEGEQEEKISENVSAERDLDDLKSSLVNESENNSSSSDSEQAERRPQPRPDLDSYEKTRDYFSEALRRQQDGGFFKSPHYPGYPFLMIPDLTNPYLSNGALSPSARTYLQMKWPLLDVPGAAGLKDPRSPTPGHLSNKVPVVQHAHHVHPLTPLITYSNEHFSPGTPPSHLSPEILDPKTGIPRTPHPSELSPYYPLSPGAVGQIPHPLGWLVPQQGQHMYSIPPGGFRHPYPALAMNASMSSLVSSRFSPHMMPHHPHGMHQTGIPHPAIVSPAIKQEPNSHDHMSPSMHSKSPGPAKKEEDKKPHIKKPLNAFMLYMKEMRAKVVAECTLKESAAINQILGRRWHSLSREEQAKYYELARKERQLHSQLYPGWSARDNYGKRKKRKRDNKPDSTPEDFSIRNKNQCVQYLPSEKMCDSPASSHGSMLDSPATPSAALASPAAPAATHSEQAQPLSLTTKPEGRLHHHFLTGKPSGSASSSSSSSSSSSSSSHPSISIPIGTSGSHSAPIFSRPIPFSSLHHSMLSPPSPFHQAALHSHHALFQSQPLSLVTKSSD
- the LOC110526333 gene encoding transcription factor 7-like 1-B isoform X1 gives rise to the protein MPQLNGGGGDDLGANDEMISFKDEGEQEEKISENVSAERDLDDLKSSLVNESENNSSSSDSEQAERRPQPRPDLDSYEKTRDYFSEALRRQQDGGFFKSPHYPGYPFLMIPDLTNPYLSNGALSPSARTYLQMKWPLLDVPGAAGLKDPRSPTPGHLSNKVPVVQHAHHVHPLTPLITYSNEHFSPGTPPSHLSPEILDPKTGIPRTPHPSELSPYYPLSPGAVGQIPHPLGWLVPQQGQHMYSIPPGGFRHPYPALAMNASMSSLVSSRFSPHMMPHHPHGMHQTGIPHPAIVSPAIKQEPNSHDHMSPSMHSRKSPGPAKKEEDKKPHIKKPLNAFMLYMKEMRAKVVAECTLKESAAINQILGRRWHSLSREEQAKYYELARKERQLHSQLYPGWSARDNYGKRKKRKRDNKPDSTPEDFSIRNKNQCVQYLPSEKMCDSPASSHGSMLDSPATPSAALASPAAPAATHSEQAQPLSLTTKPEGRLHHHFLTGKPSGSASSSSSSSSSSSSSSHPSISIPIGTSGSHSAPIFSRPIPFSSLHHSMLSPPSPFHQAALHSHHALFQSQPLSLVTKSSD